A window of the Bacillus sp. E(2018) genome harbors these coding sequences:
- the hisG gene encoding ATP phosphoribosyltransferase, producing MSTVLTMAMPKGRIFEEAVDLLRQAGYPLPPEFDESRKLIIDAPEAGLRFILAKPMDVPTYVEHGVADIGIAGKDVMLEEERDVYEVLDLKISECYLAVAGLPNGHDQRVAPKIASKYPNVASHYFREQGQQVEVIKLNGSIELAPLIGLADRIVDIVSTGRTLKENGLVELERIADITSRLIVNPASYRLHATRINDLVERLRTLVESKEEVQ from the coding sequence ATGAGCACGGTATTAACGATGGCAATGCCAAAAGGGCGAATATTTGAAGAAGCAGTCGATCTCCTTAGACAAGCTGGATATCCACTGCCTCCAGAGTTTGATGAATCTAGAAAGTTAATTATCGATGCACCTGAAGCAGGTCTTCGTTTTATTCTGGCAAAACCGATGGATGTCCCTACCTATGTGGAACACGGTGTAGCTGATATCGGAATCGCTGGAAAAGATGTGATGCTTGAAGAAGAGCGTGATGTTTACGAAGTGCTCGATCTCAAGATCTCAGAATGCTATCTCGCAGTTGCTGGACTTCCAAACGGTCATGATCAGAGAGTTGCGCCAAAAATTGCCTCAAAATATCCGAATGTTGCGTCGCATTATTTTAGAGAGCAAGGTCAACAAGTGGAAGTGATCAAATTAAACGGATCGATCGAGCTTGCTCCACTCATCGGATTAGCCGATCGTATTGTTGATATTGTTTCTACAGGTCGGACCTTGAAAGAAAACGGACTTGTTGAACTAGAAAGAATCGCTGATATTACGTCGAGGTTGATCGTGAACCCTGCTAGCTACAGACTGCATGCGACTCGCATCAACGATCTTGTTGAGCGACTTCGGACACTTGTTGAGAGCAAGGAGGAAGTTCAATGA
- the hisF gene encoding imidazole glycerol phosphate synthase subunit HisF has product MLTKRIIPCLDVKEGRVVKGIQFLNLVDAGDPVELARFYDEQGADELVFLDISASHEGRDTMVEVVERVAAELAIPFTVGGGINKLQDMKRVLRAGADKVSVNTAAVLRPELITEGSDYFGAQCIVVAIDAKYDEELKSWRVYTHGGRKPTQWEVTEWAREAVNRGAGEILLTSMDKDGEKSGFNLELTKAVSEAVTVPVIASGGAGSSEHFNDAFTIGKADAALAASIFHYKETSIAEVKADLRKLGVSVR; this is encoded by the coding sequence ATGCTAACGAAAAGAATCATTCCATGTCTAGACGTTAAGGAAGGCAGAGTGGTTAAAGGGATTCAGTTTCTTAACTTAGTCGATGCTGGTGACCCTGTTGAGCTAGCAAGATTTTATGATGAACAAGGAGCAGACGAGCTCGTTTTTCTTGATATCTCTGCTAGTCACGAAGGACGGGACACGATGGTTGAAGTTGTAGAACGTGTAGCAGCAGAACTAGCGATACCGTTTACTGTCGGTGGAGGCATCAATAAACTCCAAGATATGAAACGTGTGTTACGTGCCGGAGCTGACAAAGTTTCTGTAAATACTGCAGCAGTGTTGCGACCAGAATTGATCACCGAAGGATCGGATTATTTCGGTGCACAATGTATTGTTGTTGCGATCGATGCAAAATATGACGAAGAGTTAAAGTCATGGCGCGTGTATACGCATGGAGGTCGCAAACCCACTCAATGGGAAGTCACGGAGTGGGCGCGAGAGGCAGTGAATCGTGGTGCTGGAGAAATTCTGCTGACCAGCATGGATAAAGATGGAGAAAAGTCTGGGTTCAATCTAGAGCTAACGAAGGCAGTGAGTGAGGCTGTAACCGTCCCAGTTATCGCGTCAGGCGGAGCAGGGTCCTCCGAGCATTTTAACGATGCGTTCACGATTGGAAAAGCAGATGCAGCTCTTGCTGCAAGTATCTTTCATTATAAAGAAACATCGATTGCAGAGGTAAAAGCAGATTTGCGAAAGTTAGGGGTGTCTGTTCGATGA
- the hisH gene encoding imidazole glycerol phosphate synthase subunit HisH, producing MIGIIDYGMGNLHSVCSALKRINQHYILSGDPEELNKTEGLLLPGVGSFKDAMTELEKTGLADFIKNEAKSGKPLMGICLGMQLLFEGSSENGITNGLGLLPGRVERFTGKTSDGRSYKVPHMGWNNLNFLQSDQPLVKGIDEGHVYFVHSFVVQTENREVLAAVAHYEDVEVPAVVGSGTIMGTQFHPEKSSETGMSMLKNFCRMVEEGKQR from the coding sequence ATGATCGGAATCATTGACTATGGAATGGGCAACCTGCATTCTGTCTGTTCTGCACTAAAAAGAATCAATCAACACTATATCCTTTCTGGAGATCCTGAAGAACTGAATAAAACGGAGGGCCTCTTACTACCTGGAGTAGGTTCATTCAAAGATGCGATGACGGAGCTTGAGAAGACAGGTCTCGCTGATTTTATAAAAAATGAAGCTAAGAGCGGGAAGCCTTTAATGGGTATATGTCTTGGCATGCAGCTGCTTTTTGAAGGAAGCAGCGAGAATGGAATCACGAATGGACTTGGATTACTTCCTGGTAGAGTAGAGCGTTTTACAGGTAAAACAAGTGATGGACGCTCCTATAAAGTGCCACACATGGGATGGAACAATCTAAACTTTTTGCAAAGTGATCAGCCATTAGTAAAAGGAATAGACGAAGGACATGTTTATTTCGTCCATTCCTTTGTTGTACAGACTGAAAATAGAGAGGTACTGGCTGCGGTCGCTCACTACGAAGATGTAGAAGTTCCAGCTGTCGTTGGAAGCGGCACAATTATGGGAACGCAGTTTCACCCTGAAAAAAGTTCAGAGACGGGCATGAGCATGCTGAAAAACTTTTGCCGTATGGTTGAGGAGGGAAAACAAAGATGA
- a CDS encoding SRPBCC family protein — MPTIIHREFVHASAEVCFDLSRNVDIHTETTSHTRERAVGGVTSGYMEKGDHVTWEAVHLGVKQRLTAKIIEMERPYMFVDVMVKGAFHSFVHTHTFEPKNNGTIMVDHFHYRSPFGVIGRLADWLFLEKYMTNFLVGRARALKEIAENRHHT; from the coding sequence ATGCCTACAATTATACATCGAGAATTTGTACATGCTTCTGCAGAAGTCTGCTTTGATCTTTCGCGAAACGTAGATATACATACTGAAACGACCTCTCATACAAGAGAAAGAGCGGTAGGAGGAGTAACGTCAGGATATATGGAAAAAGGCGATCACGTAACGTGGGAGGCCGTTCATCTTGGCGTAAAACAAAGGCTGACTGCAAAAATTATTGAGATGGAGAGGCCGTATATGTTTGTAGATGTGATGGTGAAAGGGGCTTTCCATTCATTCGTACATACCCATACTTTCGAACCGAAGAATAATGGTACCATTATGGTGGATCATTTTCATTATAGATCTCCGTTTGGCGTGATTGGAAGGTTAGCAGATTGGTTGTTCCTAGAAAAGTACATGACGAATTTTTTAGTAGGACGGGCGAGAGCGCTAAAAGAGATCGCAGAAAATAGGCACCACACATAA
- the hisD gene encoding histidinol dehydrogenase → MKIQPVTELKNLERSVEQNTEKQRKAVLDILQNVKSKGDKALYEYTKTFDGVSLSSLEVTKNEIDEAISSLDPSMVEIISEAADNIREYHEKQRRQSWFFTREDGTLLGQKVTPLDSVGVYVPGGTAAYPSSVLMGVIPAVVAGVEEIILVSPPGKDGKLPSAVLAAASIAGVKRMFKIGGAQAIGALAYGTESVPKTDKIVGPGNIFVALAKREVFGVCDIDMIAGPSEIAVLADETANARYIAADLLSQAEHDPRSAAVLVTTSKVLAEEVAAEVETQLAELPRKDIAMQAINDHGSIYIVSSLEEGTEVINQIAPEHLEIMTKDPMSLLGKIKHAGAIFLGEYSSEPVGDYFAGSNHVLPTSGTARFSSPLNVDDFTKKSSVIRYSEQALLENGEKISAFARLEGLEAHARAIDVRLEDK, encoded by the coding sequence ATGAAAATACAACCAGTCACAGAACTGAAAAACTTAGAAAGAAGCGTTGAACAAAACACGGAGAAACAGAGAAAAGCTGTTCTTGATATTTTACAAAACGTGAAATCAAAGGGGGATAAAGCCCTTTATGAATATACAAAAACGTTTGATGGTGTTTCACTCTCATCTCTTGAAGTAACAAAGAACGAAATAGATGAAGCCATCTCTTCTCTTGATCCAAGTATGGTAGAAATCATTTCAGAAGCAGCAGATAATATCCGTGAATATCACGAAAAACAACGACGACAGTCCTGGTTTTTCACACGTGAAGATGGAACACTTTTAGGTCAAAAAGTAACACCACTTGATTCAGTCGGTGTTTATGTACCTGGTGGAACAGCCGCTTATCCGTCTTCCGTTTTGATGGGTGTTATACCAGCTGTTGTTGCGGGCGTAGAGGAAATCATCCTTGTGTCACCGCCAGGGAAAGACGGAAAACTTCCTTCTGCTGTGTTAGCTGCAGCTTCTATTGCAGGAGTTAAACGAATGTTTAAAATAGGTGGCGCACAAGCGATCGGAGCTCTGGCATATGGTACCGAATCGGTTCCGAAGACAGATAAAATCGTAGGTCCAGGTAACATATTTGTTGCCCTCGCAAAACGAGAAGTTTTTGGTGTGTGTGATATTGATATGATCGCAGGTCCGAGTGAAATCGCTGTCCTTGCAGATGAAACAGCAAACGCTCGTTACATTGCGGCAGACCTTTTATCACAAGCCGAACATGATCCCCGATCAGCAGCAGTATTGGTTACAACATCAAAAGTGTTAGCAGAGGAAGTGGCTGCGGAAGTAGAGACACAACTAGCTGAACTTCCAAGAAAAGATATCGCGATGCAGGCAATCAACGATCATGGAAGCATATATATCGTAAGTTCGCTTGAAGAGGGTACAGAAGTGATCAACCAGATCGCTCCTGAACACCTTGAAATCATGACGAAAGATCCTATGAGTCTGCTCGGGAAAATTAAACACGCAGGTGCCATTTTTCTTGGAGAATACAGCTCCGAACCTGTAGGAGATTATTTTGCAGGAAGCAATCATGTTCTTCCGACAAGTGGAACAGCGCGTTTTTCAAGTCCGCTTAACGTAGACGATTTCACAAAAAAATCAAGCGTGATTCGATATAGTGAACAAGCACTTTTAGAAAATGGAGAGAAAATATCAGCTTTTGCTCGCCTAGAAGGACTTGAAGCACATGCGAGAGCAATTGATGTTCGACTGGAGGACAAATAG
- the hisA gene encoding 1-(5-phosphoribosyl)-5-[(5-phosphoribosylamino)methylideneamino]imidazole-4-carboxamide isomerase: protein MSAFVLYPAIDMRNGKCVRLMQGDYEQETIYGDSPFDMAKQFADQGAEWIHMVDLDGAKDGKKINHEHVLRVAKELPAKVQIGGGIRSMEDVSFYLDAGVDRVILGSAAVSNPEFVRKALQQYGGSKVAIGLDARDGFVATEGWLETSHIKAVDLAKRLVEEGAETFIFTDISKDGMLQGPNVEAIGELASITGKEVIASGGVSSLDDLVRLKADERNIAGAIVGKALYTDRFTLPEALGSVK from the coding sequence ATGAGTGCATTTGTATTGTATCCGGCGATCGACATGCGAAATGGGAAATGCGTTAGGTTGATGCAAGGTGATTATGAGCAAGAAACGATCTATGGAGATTCTCCTTTTGATATGGCAAAACAGTTTGCAGATCAAGGTGCAGAGTGGATTCACATGGTAGATCTTGATGGTGCTAAAGACGGAAAGAAGATCAATCATGAGCACGTATTGCGTGTTGCAAAAGAACTACCCGCAAAGGTCCAAATCGGTGGAGGTATCCGTTCGATGGAAGACGTGTCATTTTATCTAGACGCTGGTGTAGACCGGGTAATCTTAGGCAGTGCTGCTGTTTCTAATCCCGAATTTGTTCGAAAAGCGTTACAGCAATACGGTGGTTCAAAAGTGGCGATCGGACTTGACGCTCGTGATGGATTTGTAGCTACAGAGGGATGGCTAGAAACGTCTCACATTAAAGCGGTTGATCTAGCGAAAAGATTAGTAGAAGAAGGAGCAGAAACGTTTATTTTCACTGACATCTCAAAAGACGGGATGCTTCAGGGACCTAACGTTGAAGCGATCGGAGAATTAGCGAGCATCACAGGCAAAGAAGTGATCGCGTCAGGTGGTGTAAGCTCACTCGATGATCTTGTTCGTTTGAAAGCAGATGAACGGAACATTGCAGGTGCGATCGTAGGAAAAGCTCTTTATACAGATCGATTCACTTTGCCAGAAGCGTTAGGAAGTGTGAAATAA
- the hisB gene encoding imidazoleglycerol-phosphate dehydratase HisB gives MENQVRQHTIERNTKETQISLSLNIDGEGQADIQTPVPFLNHMLDAIARHGHFDLTVNAAGDVEIDDHHTTEDVGICLGQAIQGALGDKRGIKRYGNAFVPMDETLAQVVVDLSNRPHLEFRAEFPSQKVGTFDTELVHEFFWKLALEARMNLHVIVHYGTNTHHIIEAIFKAFTKALDEATQIDPRVKGVPSTKGML, from the coding sequence ATGGAAAATCAAGTGCGACAACATACGATTGAAAGAAATACAAAAGAGACACAGATTAGCTTATCTCTAAACATTGACGGAGAAGGACAAGCCGATATTCAAACACCTGTCCCTTTTTTAAACCACATGTTAGATGCAATCGCACGTCACGGACATTTTGATCTCACCGTAAACGCTGCAGGAGATGTGGAGATCGATGACCATCATACAACAGAAGACGTTGGCATCTGCCTTGGACAAGCGATACAGGGAGCCCTAGGTGACAAGCGAGGAATCAAGCGATACGGCAATGCGTTTGTACCTATGGATGAGACGCTCGCTCAAGTGGTGGTCGATTTATCCAATCGTCCTCACCTTGAATTTCGTGCAGAATTTCCAAGTCAGAAAGTAGGAACGTTTGATACAGAGCTCGTACATGAATTTTTCTGGAAGCTCGCGTTAGAGGCGAGAATGAACCTTCATGTGATCGTTCATTATGGCACGAACACACATCATATCATCGAAGCGATCTTTAAAGCTTTTACAAAAGCGTTAGATGAAGCCACACAGATCGACCCTCGGGTAAAAGGAGTGCCTTCTACGAAAGGAATGTTATAG
- a CDS encoding histidine phosphatase family protein has product MKIGMVRHFKVKRGYPSEKWITPSEFDQWLKEYEASDVEETDVDLGGINWNTCYSSTVRRAEYTAGKIYRGDLIRTDDLREIPVYPFFKRDIKIPMILYPLCIRTAWFFNHKSQLERRTDVEMRVSKIVDRILEENKENALIVSHGGLMMFMRKELIRRGFKGPRLGRPENAKLYLFEKR; this is encoded by the coding sequence ATGAAGATAGGAATGGTACGTCATTTCAAAGTCAAACGAGGCTATCCGTCTGAAAAATGGATCACGCCTTCTGAATTTGATCAGTGGCTAAAAGAATACGAAGCATCTGATGTAGAAGAAACAGATGTTGACCTAGGCGGAATCAACTGGAATACATGCTATTCGAGCACTGTTCGTCGTGCAGAATATACAGCAGGGAAGATTTATAGAGGGGATTTGATCAGAACGGATGATCTTCGTGAAATTCCTGTCTATCCATTTTTTAAAAGAGACATTAAGATTCCGATGATTTTATATCCTCTTTGCATCCGAACAGCGTGGTTCTTTAACCACAAATCACAGCTAGAGCGGAGAACAGATGTAGAAATGCGTGTTTCAAAAATCGTTGACCGCATTTTAGAAGAAAACAAAGAAAATGCATTAATCGTAAGTCATGGTGGACTCATGATGTTCATGAGAAAAGAACTGATCCGCAGAGGATTTAAAGGACCAAGATTAGGCCGGCCTGAAAACGCGAAGCTTTATTTGTTTGAGAAGAGGTAG
- the cax gene encoding calcium/proton exchanger, protein MFNRIFFIAIIIGVPLSVIGSILHWPAVLLFVIYCATIIALAGYMGRATESLAIIAGPRIGGLLNATFGNAVELIISIFALKAGLISVVLASLTGSVLGNLLLVGGLSFFIGGLKYKQQKFNVYDARHNAGLLIFAVVVAFVFPEVFSYKLNDADSLTLSVWVSVIMIVLYVAALLFKLVTHRGVYQSEHDVAHGDETAEWSKWRALIVLALATLAVAYVSEKLVHTFEEVGRTLGWSEVFIGIIIVAIVGNAAEHASAIIMAYKNKMNVAVEIAIGSTLQIAMFVAPLLVLVSLFFEKSMALVFTLPELVAMVLAVFLTISLTSDGDTNWFEGLTLLAAYLIMGVGFYLL, encoded by the coding sequence TTGTTTAATCGCATCTTTTTTATTGCCATCATCATTGGCGTACCGCTATCCGTTATCGGCAGTATCCTCCATTGGCCTGCTGTCTTACTTTTTGTAATCTATTGTGCAACGATCATCGCACTTGCCGGTTATATGGGACGCGCCACTGAAAGCTTAGCTATCATTGCTGGCCCAAGAATCGGCGGGTTACTTAACGCCACTTTCGGTAATGCGGTCGAGCTCATCATTTCAATCTTTGCACTAAAAGCAGGGTTGATAAGTGTAGTATTAGCGTCTTTGACCGGTTCTGTACTCGGAAATCTTTTACTTGTTGGAGGTTTGTCATTTTTCATCGGCGGTTTAAAGTATAAACAGCAAAAATTCAACGTTTATGATGCACGCCATAACGCGGGGCTTCTGATATTCGCTGTTGTAGTCGCTTTTGTTTTCCCTGAGGTCTTTTCTTATAAACTGAACGACGCCGATTCACTCACCTTGAGTGTATGGGTCTCTGTGATCATGATTGTTCTTTATGTTGCAGCACTTCTATTCAAGCTTGTTACTCACCGCGGTGTCTATCAATCAGAACACGATGTGGCTCATGGGGATGAAACAGCAGAATGGAGTAAGTGGAGAGCTCTTATCGTCCTTGCTCTAGCTACGCTCGCGGTTGCTTATGTTTCTGAAAAGCTCGTGCATACCTTTGAAGAAGTAGGAAGAACACTCGGTTGGAGTGAAGTGTTTATCGGGATCATCATCGTTGCCATCGTCGGTAATGCAGCAGAACATGCTTCAGCGATCATCATGGCCTATAAGAATAAGATGAATGTTGCCGTAGAGATCGCAATCGGTTCAACGCTTCAGATCGCGATGTTTGTAGCTCCCTTGCTTGTGTTGGTATCTTTATTTTTTGAAAAATCAATGGCACTTGTCTTTACGCTTCCTGAACTTGTAGCGATGGTACTTGCTGTATTTTTAACGATCTCGTTAACAAGTGATGGCGATACGAACTGGTTTGAAGGGCTCACCCTCCTTGCCGCTTACTTAATCATGGGAGTAGGGTTTTATCTTTTATAA
- the hisIE gene encoding bifunctional phosphoribosyl-AMP cyclohydrolase/phosphoribosyl-ATP diphosphatase HisIE, protein MNLEKLKFDEKGLIPAVVQDVQSKEVLTVAFMNRESLEKTIEIGETVFFSRSRQELWHKGETSGNTQKVKSIRYDCDQDALVILVEPQGPACHTGTYSCFSETLFEVDERVDAPKPDRYSILTELQEIIAKREHEMPEGAYTTYLFEHGVDKILKKVGEEAGEVIIAAKNRDAEELKWEVSDLFYHVLVLLQEQKVPLDEILATLKERHTKKDN, encoded by the coding sequence ATGAATTTAGAAAAACTGAAATTTGATGAAAAAGGACTGATTCCTGCCGTAGTCCAGGATGTTCAATCTAAAGAAGTACTAACGGTCGCATTTATGAACCGAGAATCGCTCGAAAAAACAATCGAAATTGGCGAAACGGTATTCTTTTCAAGATCACGGCAAGAATTATGGCACAAAGGTGAAACTTCTGGTAATACACAAAAAGTTAAGAGTATCCGCTATGATTGTGATCAAGACGCTTTGGTGATCCTTGTAGAGCCCCAAGGTCCAGCTTGTCACACGGGAACATATAGCTGCTTTTCAGAAACGCTTTTTGAGGTAGATGAGAGAGTTGATGCACCTAAACCTGATCGATATAGCATTCTGACAGAACTTCAAGAGATCATTGCAAAACGCGAGCATGAGATGCCAGAAGGTGCTTACACTACCTATCTTTTTGAACATGGAGTCGATAAGATTTTGAAGAAAGTGGGAGAAGAAGCAGGTGAGGTAATCATTGCAGCTAAAAATCGTGATGCGGAAGAACTGAAATGGGAAGTTTCTGATCTTTTCTATCATGTTTTGGTACTGTTGCAGGAACAGAAGGTACCTTTAGACGAGATTCTGGCTACATTAAAAGAAAGACATACGAAAAAGGACAACTGA
- a CDS encoding ATP phosphoribosyltransferase regulatory subunit produces MSKPFVFEKPAGMRDTLPAFYQKNEDIKNRIKQEMESWGYQFIQTPTLEYYDTVGEASAILDQQLFKLLDSEGKTLVLRPDMTAPIARVVSSSLKHVAYPVRLAYSSPVFRAQQREGGRPAEFEQVGIELIGEGTASAEAEALALMSEVFKKGGIAAFTVAVGHIGFVQELLSDILGNDDRAAELLRYLNEKNYVGYISHVKKLPLSSIDTQRLLKLLDLRGGIEVLDEASSLNPNRKGQQTLEELKNLYNLLEDYDATQNIVFDFTLFSHMSYYTGIVFEGYAAGIGAAIASGGRYDDLLSRFDRKAPAIGFAIRMDYFVEALGNKSDDTKKHCILYTDERRKEALTLAKEKRNEGTHVVLQNLSGVKNVDEFSKRFDDVQYLIGTQQGEDFS; encoded by the coding sequence ATGTCAAAACCATTTGTCTTTGAAAAACCAGCAGGTATGCGTGATACACTTCCTGCTTTCTATCAAAAAAATGAAGATATCAAAAATAGAATTAAACAAGAGATGGAGTCTTGGGGTTATCAATTCATTCAGACTCCCACTTTGGAATATTACGATACCGTAGGTGAAGCTTCCGCCATTTTAGATCAACAATTGTTTAAGCTGCTGGATAGCGAAGGAAAAACATTGGTTTTGCGACCAGATATGACTGCTCCGATCGCGAGGGTCGTGTCATCAAGTTTGAAGCATGTTGCTTACCCGGTTCGCCTCGCATACAGCTCTCCTGTTTTTAGAGCGCAACAGCGAGAAGGGGGAAGGCCAGCTGAATTTGAACAAGTAGGTATCGAATTAATTGGTGAAGGAACAGCAAGTGCTGAAGCAGAAGCACTTGCTCTCATGTCAGAAGTGTTCAAAAAGGGCGGCATTGCTGCGTTTACTGTAGCCGTTGGACATATCGGATTTGTGCAAGAACTTCTTTCAGATATTCTAGGAAATGATGACCGAGCAGCTGAATTGTTGCGTTATTTAAATGAAAAAAATTATGTGGGCTATATTTCACATGTGAAGAAGCTTCCTCTTTCTTCTATAGATACTCAGCGATTATTAAAATTGTTGGACTTAAGAGGCGGGATCGAAGTACTTGATGAAGCATCTTCATTAAACCCGAACAGAAAAGGACAGCAGACCTTAGAAGAATTAAAAAATCTGTACAATCTCTTAGAAGATTATGATGCAACACAAAACATTGTCTTTGATTTTACGTTGTTTAGTCACATGAGTTATTACACGGGCATCGTGTTTGAAGGGTATGCTGCAGGAATTGGAGCGGCGATCGCGAGCGGAGGGCGTTATGATGATCTACTCAGCCGCTTTGACCGAAAAGCACCCGCTATTGGTTTTGCGATTCGAATGGACTATTTTGTAGAAGCGCTCGGAAACAAAAGTGATGATACAAAGAAACATTGTATTCTTTATACGGATGAGCGTCGAAAAGAAGCACTGACGTTGGCAAAAGAAAAGCGTAATGAAGGTACGCATGTTGTGTTGCAGAATCTTTCCGGAGTTAAAAATGTAGATGAATTCAGCAAACGTTTTGATGATGTGCAATATTTAATCGGAACACAGCAAGGAGAGGACTTTTCATGA
- a CDS encoding redoxin domain-containing protein yields MEDYITIGSFSVKMVWLAILGSALIAYGILYVKVREETDKKQLLDVLSNAVGIFLLVWKFSYAVLHPLLITQHPSSILYFNGGETGIVLGIIGSILYILVAASKREIDRSRLFYIGILGLTLYFAAYYGAHFASTTLLADGLVSLFFSILSIYLYTKGSFEIRKTVLSMLVTALFFSVLTNSPLVGEKTNKEAVEAASYGIKKGDRAPDFELKTIEGETVKLSDLKGKVVFVNLWATWCPPCRAEMPEMVRFYRDYSSKKVEILAVNLTDSDSEKEVKKFAQSYNLNFPVLLDPDGKVGNTYKTVTIPTTFIINKKGIIVQKHIGPMSYDMMEEFYKNAQ; encoded by the coding sequence ATGGAGGATTATATAACGATTGGATCTTTTTCGGTAAAGATGGTTTGGCTAGCAATTTTAGGATCTGCGTTGATCGCGTATGGCATATTGTATGTAAAAGTAAGAGAAGAAACTGACAAAAAGCAGTTGTTAGACGTATTGAGTAATGCAGTGGGAATTTTTCTATTGGTTTGGAAGTTCAGTTATGCTGTTCTACATCCCCTACTAATCACCCAGCACCCGTCAAGTATCTTGTATTTCAATGGAGGAGAAACAGGAATCGTTCTAGGAATCATCGGTTCAATTCTTTATATTCTTGTGGCGGCGAGTAAACGTGAGATTGATAGAAGCAGGTTATTTTATATCGGTATATTAGGGTTAACGTTATACTTCGCTGCTTATTATGGTGCGCATTTTGCGTCAACTACACTCTTAGCTGATGGATTGGTCTCCTTGTTCTTTTCTATCTTGTCCATTTACTTATATACGAAGGGTTCGTTTGAGATCAGAAAAACCGTTCTGTCTATGTTAGTTACCGCACTCTTCTTTTCCGTTCTAACGAATTCCCCGCTCGTTGGGGAGAAAACGAATAAAGAAGCCGTAGAGGCAGCATCATACGGAATCAAAAAAGGTGACCGCGCACCAGATTTTGAATTAAAGACGATTGAAGGCGAAACCGTAAAACTGTCAGATCTCAAAGGAAAGGTCGTTTTCGTTAACCTTTGGGCTACATGGTGTCCACCTTGTCGTGCAGAAATGCCTGAAATGGTTCGTTTCTATAGAGATTACTCTTCTAAGAAAGTAGAAATTTTAGCTGTGAACTTAACAGATAGCGACTCTGAAAAAGAAGTGAAAAAGTTTGCGCAATCGTACAACTTGAACTTTCCTGTTTTATTAGATCCAGACGGTAAAGTCGGAAATACTTACAAAACGGTAACGATTCCGACTACTTTTATTATTAATAAAAAAGGAATCATTGTACAAAAACATATCGGCCCAATGAGCTACGATATGATGGAAGAATTTTATAAGAATGCTCAATAA